A window of the Streptomyces sp. NBC_00250 genome harbors these coding sequences:
- the mmsA gene encoding CoA-acylating methylmalonate-semialdehyde dehydrogenase — MTKTVHHWIGGKTVEGTSGNWGPVTDPATGAVTTQVALASVDEVDAAVAAAKDAWATWGTSSLAQRTTILFKFRALLDANRDAIAELIVAEHGKVHSDALGEVARGLEIVDLACGITTQLKGELSTQVSNRVDVASIRQPVGVVAGITPFNFPAMVPMWMFPIAIATGNTFILKPSEKDPSPSLKIAELLAEAGLPDGVFNVLHGDKVAVDRLLEHPDVSAISFVGSTPIARYIHTTASANGKRVQALGGAKNHMLVLPDADLDAAADAAVSAAYGSAGERCMAISAVVAVGSIGDELVQKIRERAEKIKIGPGTDPTSEMGPLITAVHRDKVASYVHGAADEGCEVVLDGTGYTVEGHEDGHWIGLSLLDHVPTTAKAYQDEIFGPVLCVLRTETYEEGLALINASPFGNGTAIFTRDGGAARRFQLEVEAGMVGVNVPIPVPVGYHSFGGWKDSLFGDHHIYGNDGVHFYTRGKVVTTRWPDPSDAPAGVDLGFPRNH; from the coding sequence ATGACGAAGACCGTCCACCACTGGATCGGTGGCAAGACCGTCGAGGGCACGTCGGGCAACTGGGGCCCGGTCACCGACCCGGCCACCGGTGCCGTCACCACGCAGGTCGCGCTCGCCTCCGTCGACGAGGTCGACGCCGCCGTCGCCGCCGCCAAGGACGCCTGGGCCACCTGGGGCACCTCCTCGCTCGCCCAGCGCACCACCATCCTCTTCAAGTTCCGCGCGCTGCTCGACGCCAACCGCGACGCCATCGCCGAGCTGATCGTCGCCGAGCACGGCAAGGTCCACTCCGACGCGCTCGGCGAGGTCGCCCGCGGACTGGAGATCGTCGACCTGGCCTGCGGCATCACCACCCAGCTCAAGGGCGAGCTGTCCACCCAGGTGTCGAACCGGGTCGACGTGGCGTCCATCCGCCAGCCCGTCGGCGTCGTCGCCGGCATCACGCCCTTCAACTTCCCGGCCATGGTGCCGATGTGGATGTTCCCGATCGCCATCGCGACCGGCAACACCTTCATCCTCAAGCCGAGCGAGAAGGACCCGTCGCCGTCCCTGAAGATCGCCGAGCTGCTCGCCGAGGCGGGCCTCCCGGACGGTGTCTTCAACGTCCTGCACGGCGACAAGGTGGCCGTGGACCGCCTCCTGGAGCACCCGGACGTCTCCGCGATCTCCTTCGTCGGCTCGACCCCGATCGCCCGCTACATCCACACCACCGCCTCCGCCAACGGCAAGCGCGTCCAGGCGCTCGGCGGCGCGAAGAACCACATGCTGGTCCTCCCGGACGCCGACCTCGACGCGGCGGCCGACGCGGCCGTCTCGGCGGCGTACGGCTCCGCCGGCGAGCGCTGCATGGCCATCTCGGCCGTCGTGGCCGTCGGCTCCATCGGCGACGAGCTGGTCCAGAAGATCCGCGAGCGCGCCGAGAAGATCAAGATCGGCCCCGGCACCGACCCCACCTCCGAGATGGGCCCGCTCATCACGGCCGTCCACCGCGACAAGGTCGCCTCGTACGTCCACGGCGCGGCGGACGAGGGCTGCGAGGTCGTCCTCGACGGCACCGGCTACACGGTCGAGGGCCACGAGGACGGCCACTGGATCGGCCTCTCCCTCCTGGACCACGTGCCGACCACGGCCAAGGCCTACCAGGATGAGATCTTCGGCCCGGTGCTCTGCGTGCTGCGCACCGAGACGTACGAGGAGGGCCTCGCCCTCATCAACGCCTCGCCGTTCGGCAACGGCACCGCGATCTTCACCCGCGACGGCGGCGCCGCCCGCCGCTTCCAGCTGGAGGTCGAGGCCGGCATGGTCGGCGTGAACGTGCCGATCCCCGTGCCGGTCGGCTACCACTCCTTCGGTGGCTGGAAGGACTCGCTCTTCGGCGACCACCACATCTACGGCAACGACGGCGTGCACTTCTACACCCGCGGCAAGGTCGTCACCACCCGCTGGCCGGACCCGTCGGACGCCCCGGCGGGCGTGGACCTGGGCTTCCCGCGCAACCACTGA
- a CDS encoding sugar phosphate isomerase/epimerase family protein, with product MTKPSPQPSSPSAPSPSRIRIGSAPDSWGVWFPDDPRQVPWQRFLDEVSGAGYEWIELGPYGYLPTDPSVLTEETARRGLRVSAGTVFTGLHHGPDVWERTWAHVAENAALAQAVGAGHLVVIPSFWRDDRTGEVLEDRTLTAGQWRDLTGLTERLGREVRERYGLRIVVHPHADTHLDDEESVTRFLDATDPEAVSLCLDTGHYAYAGGDSVKLIETYGERIGYLHLKQVDPEILAGVVAEGVPFGPAVGRGVMCEPPSGVPALEPVLAAASALDVDLFAIVEQDMYPCEPDVPYPIALRTRRFLRSCGV from the coding sequence ATGACGAAGCCGTCACCGCAGCCGTCCTCGCCCTCCGCCCCGTCGCCGTCCCGGATCCGGATCGGCTCCGCCCCGGACTCCTGGGGGGTGTGGTTCCCCGACGATCCCCGGCAGGTGCCCTGGCAGCGCTTCCTCGACGAGGTGTCCGGCGCGGGCTACGAGTGGATCGAGCTCGGCCCGTACGGCTACCTGCCCACCGATCCGTCCGTCCTGACGGAGGAGACCGCGCGGCGCGGCCTCAGGGTCTCGGCGGGGACGGTCTTCACCGGGCTCCACCACGGGCCGGACGTCTGGGAGCGGACCTGGGCGCACGTCGCCGAGAACGCGGCCCTGGCGCAGGCCGTGGGCGCGGGCCATCTCGTCGTCATCCCGTCGTTCTGGCGGGACGACCGCACGGGCGAGGTCCTGGAGGACCGGACGCTCACCGCCGGCCAGTGGCGGGACCTGACGGGGCTCACGGAGCGGCTGGGCCGGGAGGTGCGGGAGCGGTACGGGCTGCGGATCGTCGTCCATCCGCACGCGGACACCCATCTCGACGACGAGGAGAGCGTGACGCGGTTCCTCGACGCCACCGATCCGGAGGCGGTCTCGCTCTGTCTGGACACCGGGCACTACGCGTACGCCGGCGGGGACAGCGTCAAGCTGATCGAGACGTACGGCGAGCGGATCGGCTATCTGCATCTCAAGCAGGTCGACCCGGAGATCCTGGCCGGGGTGGTGGCCGAGGGGGTGCCCTTCGGTCCCGCCGTGGGGCGCGGCGTGATGTGCGAGCCGCCGTCCGGGGTGCCGGCCCTGGAACCGGTGCTCGCCGCCGCGTCGGCACTGGACGTGGACCTGTTCGCGATCGTCGAGCAGGACATGTACCCGTGCGAGCCGGATGTTCCGTACCCGATCGCGCTGCGCACCCGGCGCTTCCTCCGCTCCTGCGGCGTGTGA
- the iolC gene encoding 5-dehydro-2-deoxygluconokinase, with translation MGRLGVDLYPLQAGVGLDRVDTFAKFLGGSPANVAVAAARLGRRTALVSRTGADPFGTYLRRELKGFGVDDRWVTEVEEYPTPVTFCALFPPDDFPLTFYRRPKAPDLEIHPHELDLDAISAARVFWATGTGLCAEPSRSATLAALRARSGREVTVLDLDWRPMFWADPAAARPYYAEALRHATVAVGNLDECEIATGEREPYAAARALLTSDSGRGLRLAVVKQGPKGVLALAADGTSAEVPPLPVEVVNGLGAGDAFGGALVHGLLAGWDLETTLRHANAAGAIVAGRLACSSAMPDLTQITRALASGSGTLAEKG, from the coding sequence ATGGGGCGCCTCGGCGTGGACCTGTACCCGCTCCAGGCCGGGGTCGGCCTCGACCGGGTCGACACCTTCGCCAAGTTCCTCGGCGGCTCCCCGGCCAACGTGGCCGTCGCCGCCGCCCGGCTCGGCCGCCGCACCGCGCTCGTCTCCCGCACCGGCGCCGACCCCTTCGGGACGTATCTGCGCCGCGAGCTGAAGGGCTTCGGAGTCGACGACCGCTGGGTGACCGAGGTCGAGGAGTACCCCACCCCCGTCACGTTCTGCGCGCTCTTCCCGCCCGACGACTTCCCGCTCACCTTCTACCGCCGCCCCAAGGCCCCCGACCTGGAGATCCACCCGCACGAGCTGGACCTCGACGCGATCTCCGCCGCACGGGTCTTCTGGGCGACCGGCACCGGACTCTGCGCCGAGCCGAGCCGCTCGGCCACCCTGGCGGCGCTGCGGGCCCGCTCCGGGCGGGAGGTGACCGTCCTCGACCTGGACTGGCGGCCGATGTTCTGGGCCGACCCGGCGGCGGCCCGCCCGTACTACGCCGAGGCGCTGCGGCACGCGACCGTCGCCGTCGGCAACCTCGACGAGTGCGAGATCGCGACGGGAGAGCGCGAGCCGTACGCGGCGGCCCGCGCGCTGCTCACCTCGGACAGCGGTCGCGGCCTCCGGCTCGCCGTCGTCAAACAGGGCCCCAAGGGCGTCCTCGCGCTCGCCGCCGACGGGACGAGCGCCGAGGTGCCGCCGCTGCCGGTCGAGGTGGTCAACGGCCTCGGCGCGGGCGACGCGTTCGGCGGGGCGCTCGTCCACGGACTGCTCGCCGGCTGGGACCTGGAGACCACCCTGCGCCACGCCAACGCCGCCGGCGCGATCGTCGCGGGCCGTCTCGCCTGCTCGTCCGCCATGCCCGACCTGACGCAGATCACCCGGGCACTCGCGAGCGGAAGCGGCACCCTCGCGGAAAAGGGGTAG
- a CDS encoding helix-turn-helix transcriptional regulator, with protein MTDRRLWSYKDIAAHIRVQPDTVRSYRKHGLLPTPDHVESGKPFWYADTIRAWVASRPGNRGRRD; from the coding sequence ATGACGGACAGAAGGCTCTGGTCGTACAAGGACATCGCCGCACACATCCGGGTGCAGCCCGACACGGTCCGCTCCTACCGGAAGCACGGACTGCTGCCGACCCCGGACCACGTGGAGTCGGGCAAGCCCTTCTGGTACGCGGACACGATCCGCGCCTGGGTCGCCAGCCGCCCCGGCAACCGGGGCCGCCGCGACTGA
- the iolB gene encoding 5-deoxy-glucuronate isomerase: MRTDHPPSLHLPAGTAARGPYGLDIDPGRAGWTYSALRVLTLGPGGIHSFESGDSEWVVLPLSGACSVRVDGEILELQGRASVFDGVTDFAYVPRDAHAQIASGAGGRFALAGAKCERRLPARYGPAPEVPVETRGSGNRARQVRNFASADAFACDRLIAVEVVTPGGNWSSYPPHKHDEHRPGAESVLEEIYYYEIEGPGAFAYQRISPSRPGGADLLAEVRDGDAVLVPDGWHGPSIAQPGHALFYLNVMAGPGPEREWKICFHPDHTEGYA, from the coding sequence ATGCGTACCGATCACCCCCCGTCCCTCCACCTCCCCGCCGGGACCGCCGCCCGGGGCCCGTACGGGCTCGACATCGACCCCGGGCGGGCCGGCTGGACGTACTCCGCCCTCCGCGTCCTCACCCTCGGGCCCGGCGGGATCCACTCCTTCGAGAGCGGGGATTCCGAATGGGTCGTGCTTCCCCTCTCCGGTGCCTGTAGCGTGCGCGTCGACGGCGAGATCCTCGAACTCCAGGGCCGCGCGAGCGTGTTCGACGGAGTGACCGACTTCGCCTATGTACCGCGCGACGCCCACGCCCAGATCGCCTCCGGTGCGGGAGGCCGCTTCGCTTTGGCAGGAGCGAAGTGCGAGCGACGACTCCCCGCCCGCTACGGCCCCGCGCCGGAGGTTCCCGTCGAGACCCGGGGCAGCGGCAACCGCGCCCGCCAGGTGCGGAACTTCGCCTCGGCCGACGCCTTCGCCTGCGACCGGCTCATCGCCGTCGAGGTCGTCACGCCCGGCGGCAACTGGTCCTCCTACCCGCCGCACAAGCACGACGAGCACCGCCCGGGCGCCGAGTCCGTCCTGGAAGAGATCTACTACTACGAGATCGAGGGCCCGGGCGCCTTCGCCTACCAGCGGATCTCACCCTCCCGGCCCGGCGGCGCCGACCTCCTCGCCGAGGTCCGGGACGGCGACGCCGTCCTCGTGCCCGACGGCTGGCACGGCCCCTCGATCGCCCAGCCGGGTCACGCTCTCTTCTATCTCAACGTCATGGCGGGCCCCGGACCCGAGCGGGAGTGGAAGATCTGTTTCCACCCGGACCACACGGAGGGATACGCATGA
- a CDS encoding GNAT family N-acetyltransferase, producing MEIRRATTVSELLAAEHLYDGPAREDWATRFLAAPGHLMLIAYAEDGFPAGFVSGIEMLHPDKGAEMCLYELSVDEGHRRRGVGRALTEALLAAARERGCRGAWVGVDTDNDPALATYRAAGAADEGVFSMRGWTFTEDH from the coding sequence ATGGAGATCCGGCGGGCGACGACGGTGTCCGAACTGCTCGCGGCGGAGCATCTCTACGACGGTCCGGCGCGCGAGGACTGGGCGACCCGCTTCCTGGCGGCACCCGGGCACCTGATGCTCATCGCCTATGCGGAGGACGGCTTCCCGGCCGGGTTCGTCTCCGGGATCGAGATGCTGCACCCGGACAAGGGGGCGGAGATGTGCCTCTACGAGCTGTCGGTGGACGAGGGCCACCGGCGGCGTGGGGTGGGGCGTGCGCTGACGGAGGCGCTGCTCGCGGCGGCCCGGGAGCGGGGCTGCCGGGGTGCGTGGGTGGGCGTGGACACGGACAACGATCCCGCGCTGGCGACGTACCGGGCGGCGGGCGCGGCGGACGAGGGCGTGTTCTCGATGCGCGGCTGGACCTTCACCGAGGACCACTGA
- the iolD gene encoding 3D-(3,5/4)-trihydroxycyclohexane-1,2-dione acylhydrolase (decyclizing) — translation MSGASSARGTTLRLTVAQALVRFLAAQYTERDGARQRLIAATWGIFGHGNVAGIGQALVEDPALMPFHQGRNEQAMVHAAVGYARQSRRLSAHAVTTSIGPGATNLVTGAALATVNHLPVLLLPGDTFAGRPADPVLQQLEVPYAGDVSVNDCLRPVSKYFDRVGRPEALIPAALAAMRVLADPVETGAVTLALPQDVQAEAYDWPEEFFAERIWRVRRPRPDTVELDAAVRAIRAAERPLIVVGGGVGHSGAEDALRTFAERTGMPVATTQAGKGALPYDHPSETGGIGHTGSSTANALAATSDLILGVGTRYTDFTTASGTLFPDGVRFVNLNIAGFDAHKLGALPLVADAREGLTALTQALGGHRQDTTRWTTSKQDWQERIDAAYAVPDEDARPTQAQVLGVLDTLVDGSDILINAAGSLPGDLHKLWRTRSPDQYHVEYGYSCMGYEIPAALGVLLAAPDRPVWALVGDGTYLMNPTEIVTAVQERLPLRLIVLQNHGYASIGGLSEVVGAERYGTDYRHRDAFGGFTGPPLPVDLGANAASLGMRVLRPRTVRDLREALADARTATVPTCVYVETETPDTVSGPPPAQAWWDVPVAETSTRPSAVKAREEYDRHVTARRRHL, via the coding sequence ATGAGTGGCGCGAGCAGCGCGCGCGGCACGACTCTCCGGCTGACCGTCGCTCAGGCGCTCGTCCGCTTCCTCGCCGCCCAGTACACCGAGCGCGACGGCGCCCGGCAGCGCCTGATCGCCGCCACCTGGGGCATCTTCGGCCACGGGAACGTCGCCGGAATCGGGCAGGCCCTCGTCGAGGACCCCGCCCTCATGCCCTTCCACCAGGGCCGCAACGAACAGGCCATGGTGCACGCGGCCGTGGGCTACGCCCGGCAGTCCCGCCGGCTCTCCGCGCACGCCGTCACCACCTCCATCGGCCCCGGCGCCACCAACCTCGTCACCGGCGCCGCCCTCGCCACCGTCAACCACCTCCCGGTCCTGCTCCTGCCCGGCGACACCTTCGCGGGCCGCCCCGCCGACCCCGTACTCCAGCAGCTCGAAGTCCCGTACGCGGGCGACGTGTCGGTCAACGACTGTCTGCGTCCCGTCTCGAAGTACTTCGACCGGGTCGGGCGCCCCGAGGCCCTGATCCCGGCCGCGCTCGCCGCGATGCGGGTCCTCGCCGACCCCGTGGAGACCGGCGCGGTGACCCTCGCCCTGCCGCAGGACGTGCAGGCGGAGGCGTACGACTGGCCGGAGGAGTTCTTCGCCGAGCGGATCTGGCGGGTCCGCCGCCCCCGCCCCGACACCGTCGAACTCGATGCCGCCGTACGGGCGATCCGCGCGGCGGAGCGCCCGCTGATCGTGGTGGGCGGCGGGGTCGGGCACAGCGGTGCCGAGGACGCCCTGCGGACCTTCGCCGAGCGGACCGGCATGCCCGTCGCCACCACCCAGGCCGGCAAGGGTGCCCTGCCGTACGACCACCCCAGCGAGACCGGCGGCATCGGCCACACCGGCAGCTCCACCGCGAACGCCCTCGCCGCCACCAGCGACCTGATCCTCGGCGTCGGCACCCGCTACACCGACTTCACCACCGCCTCCGGCACCCTCTTCCCCGACGGCGTCCGCTTCGTCAACCTCAACATCGCCGGCTTCGACGCCCACAAACTGGGCGCACTGCCGCTCGTCGCCGACGCCCGCGAGGGCCTCACCGCCCTTACTCAGGCGCTCGGCGGACACCGGCAGGACACGACCCGGTGGACGACCTCCAAGCAGGACTGGCAGGAGCGGATCGACGCCGCCTACGCCGTCCCCGACGAGGACGCCCGCCCCACCCAGGCCCAGGTCCTCGGCGTACTCGACACTCTGGTCGACGGCAGCGACATCCTGATCAACGCCGCCGGATCGCTCCCCGGCGACCTCCACAAGCTGTGGCGGACCCGCTCGCCCGACCAGTACCACGTCGAGTACGGCTACTCCTGCATGGGCTACGAGATCCCCGCCGCCCTCGGCGTCCTGCTCGCCGCGCCCGACCGGCCCGTCTGGGCACTCGTCGGCGACGGTACATATCTGATGAACCCCACCGAAATCGTCACCGCCGTGCAGGAACGCCTCCCCCTGAGGCTGATCGTCCTCCAGAACCACGGCTACGCCTCGATCGGCGGCCTCTCGGAGGTGGTCGGCGCCGAGCGGTACGGCACCGACTACCGCCACCGGGACGCCTTCGGCGGCTTCACCGGCCCGCCGCTCCCCGTCGACCTCGGTGCCAACGCCGCCTCCCTCGGTATGCGGGTGCTACGCCCCCGCACCGTGCGTGACCTGCGGGAAGCCCTCGCGGACGCGCGGACCGCAACGGTTCCCACATGTGTCTACGTCGAGACCGAAACGCCAGACACTGTGTCGGGCCCGCCCCCGGCCCAGGCGTGGTGGGATGTGCCCGTGGCCGAGACCTCGACCCGCCCGTCGGCGGTCAAGGCACGCGAGGAGTACGACCGGCACGTCACCGCCCGACGCCGCCATCTCTGA
- a CDS encoding MMPL family transporter translates to MAEVKKTAPAGGRPPSGEKAGGWTRFVTARPRLTLLVALVLTALAVLAGGGVADRMGSGGWEDPAAESTYATEALGRQFPGSQPNLLLLVDAGAAGTDAPAVAAEARRLAERLDAEPGVDGVGSYWSTGSPALRSEDGRKAVIAARIAGEEKDAAAVLDRIAPEYRGTHGPVEVSLGGGLAVRHEMQTVIQEDLLRAELIALPLTLVLLVMVFGSAVAALLPLGVGIVAILGTNAVLRGLTEFTDVSVFAQNLTTALGLGLAIDYALFVVRRYREELAAGADTYTAVRTTLRTAGRTVLFSALTVAVSLAAMLLFPQYFLRSFAYAGIAVVLLAAAAALTLLPAALVLLGDRINALDLRRLLRRGRASGQDGAGAGWARAAALVMRRAPVFAVLTTAGLVLLGLPFLGVKLGTADDRQLPVTASSRVVQDELRHGFPGDPGGTLTVLAEGEATPAQYAAYRERIGTLDGVVRVDGPVTAPGGHAYFTVVPEGETVGADAQRAVTELRAAPAPFETSVTGQAAVLVDSKDALAERLPWAAAVIVLVTLLLVFLLTGSVLIPVQAVVLNALSLTAMFGAVVWVFQDGHLAGLLGFTPTGDIETTLPVLMFCVAFGLSMDYGVFLLSRIKEEYDRTGDHEHSVRFGLRHTGGLITAAAVILAVVMVAIGTSRVTNTKMLGLGIALAVLMDAMVVRSLLVPSVMKLTGRLTWWAPGPLRRFHDRFGISESDTPAPAPEPDLREPSGKTPEERREMSPLHP, encoded by the coding sequence ATGGCCGAAGTCAAGAAGACCGCACCCGCAGGGGGCAGGCCTCCGAGCGGGGAGAAGGCGGGCGGCTGGACGCGTTTCGTCACCGCCCGGCCGCGCCTCACCCTTCTCGTGGCCCTCGTCCTCACCGCCCTCGCCGTCCTGGCCGGCGGCGGGGTCGCCGACCGGATGGGCAGCGGCGGCTGGGAGGACCCGGCCGCCGAGTCCACGTACGCCACCGAGGCCCTCGGGCGCCAGTTCCCCGGCTCCCAGCCCAACCTGCTCCTGCTCGTCGACGCCGGAGCCGCCGGCACCGACGCGCCGGCCGTCGCCGCCGAGGCCCGCCGGCTCGCCGAGCGGCTCGACGCCGAGCCCGGCGTCGACGGCGTCGGCTCCTACTGGTCCACCGGCTCGCCCGCCCTCCGCTCCGAGGACGGCCGCAAGGCGGTGATCGCCGCCCGTATCGCCGGCGAGGAGAAGGACGCCGCCGCCGTCCTCGACCGCATCGCCCCCGAGTACCGGGGCACGCACGGCCCCGTCGAGGTCTCCCTCGGCGGCGGACTCGCCGTGCGCCACGAGATGCAGACGGTCATCCAGGAGGACCTGCTGCGGGCCGAGCTCATCGCCCTGCCCCTCACCCTCGTCCTGCTCGTCATGGTCTTCGGCAGCGCCGTCGCCGCCCTGCTGCCGCTCGGCGTCGGCATCGTCGCCATCCTCGGCACCAACGCCGTCCTGCGCGGCCTGACCGAGTTCACCGACGTCTCCGTCTTCGCGCAGAACCTGACGACGGCACTCGGCCTCGGACTCGCCATCGACTACGCCCTGTTCGTCGTCCGCCGCTACCGCGAGGAACTCGCCGCCGGGGCCGACACGTACACCGCCGTCCGCACCACCCTGCGCACCGCCGGGCGGACCGTGCTCTTCTCCGCCCTGACCGTCGCCGTCTCGCTCGCCGCGATGCTGCTCTTCCCGCAGTACTTCCTGCGCTCCTTCGCGTACGCCGGGATCGCCGTGGTCCTGCTCGCCGCGGCCGCCGCACTCACCCTGCTCCCGGCGGCCCTCGTGCTGCTCGGCGACCGGATCAACGCACTCGACCTGCGGCGCCTCCTCCGGCGCGGCCGGGCCTCCGGTCAGGACGGCGCCGGGGCGGGCTGGGCGCGGGCCGCCGCGCTCGTGATGCGCAGGGCGCCGGTCTTCGCCGTCCTCACCACCGCCGGACTCGTCCTCCTCGGACTGCCCTTCCTCGGTGTGAAGCTCGGCACCGCCGACGACCGCCAGCTCCCCGTCACCGCCTCCTCCCGGGTCGTCCAGGACGAGCTGCGGCACGGCTTCCCCGGCGACCCCGGCGGCACCCTCACCGTCCTCGCCGAGGGCGAGGCCACCCCCGCGCAGTACGCGGCCTACCGCGAGCGGATCGGCACCCTCGACGGCGTGGTCCGGGTCGACGGACCCGTGACCGCCCCCGGCGGCCACGCCTACTTCACCGTCGTGCCCGAGGGCGAGACCGTCGGCGCCGACGCCCAGCGCGCCGTGACCGAACTGCGCGCCGCGCCCGCCCCGTTCGAGACCTCCGTCACCGGGCAGGCCGCCGTCCTCGTCGACTCCAAGGACGCCCTCGCCGAACGGCTGCCCTGGGCGGCGGCCGTCATCGTCCTCGTCACCCTGCTCCTGGTCTTCCTGCTCACCGGCAGCGTCCTCATCCCCGTCCAGGCCGTCGTCCTCAACGCCCTCAGCCTCACGGCCATGTTCGGCGCGGTGGTCTGGGTCTTCCAGGACGGGCACCTCGCCGGACTCCTCGGCTTCACCCCCACCGGCGACATCGAGACCACCCTGCCCGTGCTGATGTTCTGCGTGGCCTTCGGACTCTCCATGGACTACGGGGTGTTCCTGCTCTCCCGCATCAAGGAGGAGTACGACCGCACCGGCGACCACGAGCACTCCGTCCGCTTCGGCCTGCGCCACACCGGCGGGCTCATCACCGCGGCCGCCGTGATCCTCGCCGTCGTCATGGTCGCCATCGGCACCTCCCGTGTCACCAACACCAAGATGCTCGGCCTCGGCATCGCCCTCGCCGTCCTCATGGACGCCATGGTGGTCCGCAGCCTCCTCGTCCCCTCCGTGATGAAGCTGACCGGCCGCCTCACCTGGTGGGCCCCCGGCCCGCTGCGGCGCTTCCACGACCGCTTCGGCATCAGCGAGTCGGACACGCCGGCCCCCGCACCCGAGCCGGACCTTCGGGAGCCGTCCGGGAAGACACCCGAGGAGCGCCGTGAGATGAGCCCGCTCCACCCGTGA